The Thiosulfativibrio zosterae genome has a window encoding:
- a CDS encoding HDOD domain-containing protein, translated as MNIAMKEGMDEAKKLIQNLKIQSMPPEIYQLDELMLAEKPNMNQIANLLSKNPEILGEFLSLANKILQKTEDDLILEALAAVNLLGLQEIQRLFISCYLQKNLPVSDVDFKLIKNSTRSGIAAAELSYWVPEIGRTEAYFIAFLQDVGAIYMMRHDPENYAEQFLNLQLSNPVTAYQAELDHYHTAHSFVGSLVARRWHLGDLLCKSLLLHHYDSLEAVQNYDAKVAKMVALIQVSNVLVYRQFSDHYETHEQKQVFDHAVEFLALQPNAIEAASAALKKWGYDDHVHKASH; from the coding sequence ATGAATATTGCAATGAAAGAAGGCATGGATGAGGCTAAAAAGTTGATTCAGAATCTTAAAATTCAAAGTATGCCGCCCGAAATTTATCAGTTGGATGAACTCATGTTGGCGGAAAAACCCAACATGAATCAGATTGCGAATTTGTTGTCTAAAAACCCCGAAATTTTGGGCGAGTTTCTCAGCCTTGCCAATAAAATTTTGCAAAAGACCGAAGACGACCTCATTTTAGAAGCCTTAGCGGCGGTTAATTTATTAGGTTTGCAAGAAATTCAGCGTTTGTTTATCAGTTGCTATCTGCAAAAGAATTTGCCAGTGAGCGATGTCGATTTTAAACTCATCAAAAACTCAACCCGTTCGGGCATAGCCGCTGCAGAACTGTCTTACTGGGTGCCTGAGATAGGTCGCACCGAAGCCTATTTTATTGCTTTTTTACAAGATGTCGGCGCCATTTATATGATGCGTCACGACCCTGAAAACTATGCCGAACAATTTTTGAATCTACAACTGAGTAACCCTGTCACCGCTTATCAAGCCGAGCTAGATCATTACCACACCGCCCATAGTTTTGTGGGCAGCTTAGTGGCGCGGCGTTGGCACTTAGGTGATTTGTTGTGTAAAAGTTTGTTACTACATCATTACGATTCGCTAGAGGCGGTACAAAATTATGATGCCAAAGTTGCCAAAATGGTGGCTTTGATTCAGGTGTCTAATGTGCTGGTTTATCGCCAGTTTTCAGACCATTATGAAACCCATGAACAAAAACAAGTCTTTGATCATGCGGTAGAATTTTTAGCCTTGCAACCTAATGCCATCGAAGCGGCCAGTGCGGCACTCAAAAAATGGGGCTATGACGACCATGTTCATAAAGCAAGCCATTAA
- a CDS encoding chemotaxis protein CheW yields the protein MEASVSSASTSAGNEASFVASTQAAEQVLTFVLGRETYGLDILRVQEIRGWEPPTQLPQMPHYVKGVINMRGAVIPIVDLRQRFEIGQPTYDDSTVVIITKMRATDKIEGKQIEKTIGMVVDGVSDVESVDMQQLQPAPAFSEAGQVGEQFIKGLANVAEAQSADDKMIIVLNVDALIHQGIFNQLRH from the coding sequence ATGGAAGCCTCAGTCAGCTCAGCCAGCACAAGTGCTGGCAATGAAGCCAGCTTTGTAGCCTCAACCCAGGCAGCAGAGCAGGTGCTCACCTTTGTGTTAGGGCGTGAAACCTATGGTTTAGACATTTTGCGTGTGCAAGAAATTAGGGGGTGGGAACCCCCAACCCAATTGCCGCAGATGCCGCATTATGTCAAAGGCGTGATTAATATGCGTGGCGCGGTGATTCCAATAGTGGATTTGCGTCAGCGCTTTGAGATAGGTCAACCAACTTATGATGATTCAACTGTCGTCATTATCACCAAAATGCGAGCTACGGATAAAATAGAAGGCAAGCAGATAGAAAAAACCATCGGCATGGTAGTAGACGGTGTGAGCGATGTCGAAAGTGTTGATATGCAACAATTACAACCAGCCCCCGCCTTTAGTGAAGCAGGGCAGGTGGGTGAGCAGTTTATTAAAGGCTTGGCCAATGTCGCAGAAGCGCAATCCGCAGACGATAAAATGATTATTGTCTTAAATGTGGATGCGTTAATTCATCAAGGAATTTTTAATCAACTCAGACATTAA